Below is a genomic region from Nilaparvata lugens isolate BPH chromosome 8, ASM1435652v1, whole genome shotgun sequence.
GAGGGCTGAGGACCAACAACTGATCCTAGATGTTCTGCAGTTTGGCGTGACTGAGGACCAATTCTTCCTGGATGCTCGCAGTTAAGTGGGCCTGAGACTGAGCATCAACTCGTCCTAGATGTTGTGCAGTTTAGCAGGACTGAGACGGGGGACCAATCCATTGTAGAAGTACTAGTTTGGTGGGACCAATCCACCCTAGATGCTCTGCAGTTTGGCAGAGGACTGAGTCGGAGGACCAATTCAGCCTAGATGTTATGCAGTTTAGCAGGACTGAGATGGAGGACCAATCCATTGTAGATGTTCTAGTTTGGTTGGACCACCCTAGATGCTCTGCAGTTTGGAAGGACTGAGTCTGAGGACCAATTCAGCCTAGATGTTCTGCAGTTCAGCAGGACTGAGATTGAGCATCAACTCTGCCTAGATGCTCTGCAGTTTGGCAGAACTGAGGCAAAGGATCAACAATCATCCTAGATGTTCTGCAGTTCAGCAGGACTGAGATTGAGTATCAACTCTGCCTAGATGCTCTGCAGTTTGGCAGAACTGAGGCAGAGGATCAATAATCATCCTAGATGTTCTGCACTGAGGACTGAAGACCAACTAATCCTAGATGTTCTGCAGTTTATCAGGACTGAGACTGAGGATGAACAACACATCCTAAATATTCTTCAGTTTGGTGAGGTTTAGGATCAACTCATCCTAGATGTTTTGCAGATTGGCGGGACCAATATTCATCCTAGATGCTTTCCAGTTTGGTGGCCATTTAGGAACAATTCATCCTAGATGATCTGCAGTTTAGCAGAACTGAAACAGAGGACCAACTAATCCTAGATATTCTGCAGTTTGGCGGGACTGAGGACCAACTCGCGACGCGCAAACGAGGTGGAGGGTTGTGGCTGAAGGGGGGCTGGAGGTGGGGGTAGAGGCAGTGGTTGCGGGGAGGCAGAGTGCGATGACGTCATCTCCTCCTCTCGCTCCTCGTCGATGCGGGGACACGTGGAGGTGGCGACGGTTGCCATTGCTGCTGAGGAGGCGGCAGACGTCCCCGGACAGACATCGTAGTCGTCGACGTCGTCCTGGAAGTCGTGACAAACTTGATCAGCACTTTTAAGATTCACTGCACTCGCTAAGGGTGACCACTAACATTCGTCGTCATGCATTGTTGTGTCATTACAGCAAAATGcttcaaataaaatgttttgaggtttttctatcttctatattttgttgtaatttttttcttttttgcacTTTTATAGGATTAGGAATGTAGTAGTCCACTTGATATTGTTATGTTTATTAGAACTCATGAACTTTGCAATGgtatatcaattatttatcacGGAGTGAGGGTTTACATTAGGCGCATGTTATACGAGCGCTAATGCCGCAGTGTTAACGCTGCGTTTTTAGTGTCGCGTTAGCTGGGCTATGGTACTTCCATAGTGCGCGCTAATAACGCTGTGTATAACTTGGTTCAGCGTTGCCAGCGCCGCGTTAACGCCGCGGCATTAGCGCTCGTATAACATGGGCCTAACTCATTAATATCACTTTCAGGTGAGGGTTTGAATTGCTTCATAGCTCGAAAACATGAATTTCTTCATATAATTTGTAGCCAGCAGGAGTTGAttggtttgaaaaatattgagctGTTCTAAACTGATAAGCCACTGATAAGCGTTCCAACACGACTCCTAAAGTATTCTATAATTGGCTGATTTTCATCAACAGCTGATCGGATGAGGACATTCTATATGTCACATGGTGATGTTCTATCGAagccaatgtacctagaatgtcagggtattctaggtacattgaggCTAATAAAGATTaaagatattctattctatcatatGTTGAAATTTCGGAACGCTAATAATTGGCGGGCTTGAGCACTACCTCcgaagccgtagtgcattcgtgtgacgtcagcacaggtagggctcatacaccaatgaaaattcgttgatttcagctgatctatatcaactagtgtttttattggtgtaggagccctacctgtgctgacgtcacacgaatgcactacgacTTTGTTTACGGAGATAGTGCCCTTAGACGTTTTGGATTGTAATCTATTAATTACATTAGGatttttccattattaataaattctattattgtttGAGGGTCTGTTACAGTAGACCTACCTGGAATGTGAGCGTGGACTTCAACCTCGCGAGCCGCTCGTCGCGAGGTTTGCGCGTTTCGCTCGCCTCGACCAGTGCCAGCGACTCGTTGAAACTATCCTCGCTGCTCGCCGAATGCAGGTCCGCTCCGCTCGCCGAGGCTCCCCCcgctccaccccctggaccaCCCCCGCCACCCACTCCGCTGCGCAGCTCCAGCAGCTCAACTGAGTCGCCTGCGTGCAGTGggtctccccctcctcctcctcgccaTGTTGAAGACGACCTGGGTGGcctacaaattcaaattcagactTTATTTATTCTGCTTCACAatattcacaattattataagCAATATGATATAAGATAACAGAATCACACAGCTCAACGagattaaaaatatcaatcaagtaataattatacaatatttcttttatttattttcaagggCAATTCTTCACGAGTATTTTAAGCCCAGGTGATAATGATGAGGGGATGAATGACAAAGACACAAACGCTTCCGTTTGtgaagatgaatgaatgagagaTGATGAAATAAACAAATGTGTACCAGTTAATTTATTCCAGTTATTGAATACTGGCAGGTAACCCGcactccgcaagggtctaattgaaaacttgacaaactgaaaacttgacctaccgaaatcttgaagaacttaaaataggcatataaccatcctcggtaaattaagaatctataaggaaaatttcaagttgattagtccagtagttgagacgtgatgatgcgtcattcatccACCTTGACACATATTATaatagtggggtatcataattaggactaagtttagtattagcaacttttgtatgtataatataataattatgtatatgttttgtcaataaactcctctggttgctaTTCATTGGcaaccagagaaattattattattcgtgaatttcctatcccatacgtgtatgcttctttcatttattatataatagattAAAGATAATAAGCTTGTAACGCTGAGGTGTCTGTAAAGCTTGTAAAGCTATGACGAGCTGTCATATGACATTTTGTAAAAtgttctggcaataaagaaAAAACACCTGCCGTTATTTGTGAATTAGATCAACATAACAGACCTCCTATCGACGGCACCAGGCGTCTGCACAATTGACACACGTTTCTTGTCGCCGCCCCCTTGCCTGGAGGCGTTTGTGACAGTCGGAGGCGGTGGTTCGGCGAGCAGAAAGTCGTTAGCGGTCCGCGACCGATAGGGCAGATGGCGGTAGTAGTCGTGGTCGGGAGGCCTCCGCTTCCCGCCCCCACCCTTCCGCCCCCAGAAGGGGCACCGCGACGGACAGACACAGAGCAGGATGCGCAGTAGACAGCACAGCAGGCCGCCGAAGATGAGTGTCGGACCGATGAGGCGAAGCTCCAGTGTTTTGAAGCCCTGCAAACATTAAACCAAAACTCAGTTTTCcttgaatttcaattgaaactattgcccaaaatttgaaaaaaactatgttaatttgaataaatggagTTTTGAAACCCCAAAAGTCATACCAAAACTCAGAACATTTCTTACAAGAGtcttaaataatatttattaaagtGAAACCTGCCTAGTTTCTAGTGAAGTCAGccagaatagttatttgtgcaactagtgcgcaaagtgacagttgcTGCACCAAAaccaaataaatttaaataataattttgtatcattgaatcaataaataataaaagaaacatttacgcccgagccgtaggcgagggcagaatggcttcttgagtgcagcagaggaactttgctcacgtatttaacattaaacttttcctacagttaccattgaatatgagaagtggttgattaaatgattatgggtaaaatgatggctgaaatccatcaaatgtttgtgtgtgtgatgctgttattaataacaaccttaattcatttaaaaattaataatccaattgaagttgaaaattctcagccaaagttctcaattttattgattcaagaatcagaaaaaatagagatagaacaaaaaattcgcattcaaaatacaagccaacagctgattgggatggctgcaagatggctgaaccgacaagcgcatgacctagcgggaagaattgtacctaaatttgtttcatccagctactgaaacaggattcagaaatttagacttttgctcaaattaccgagaaaaatgctcaaagtaaacggaaaaatatttataaaaataacatagacaacagagaatatttattgtagtattgttatgttttttattatttttattcatatgaatatcgaacggtaatcatttaacctcaaaattcgaattttataatgtatatttgctacttttctcatttcttgcagttgaaataataattatcaatagaaaagaactatcaTTTACtattaaatgatgattatttaattatgatttagatgaacattattcttgttttggatttctagattgggattttatcataataatgtggggtagccattgaaatgaatcttatctaaatctaaccacagtcattgttatcaacttaatttttgttttcgtgcactaatcctccatataacccaccaactattttgtgttgccatgttgcaaatatggagtgcagaaaaaaatttccccgcactagagcggaaaagtgaatctttgggtATTGTAATCAGTACAGGAACAGCAACTTTCCGAGGtagctgtaggaaaaaaatattgcaTAAACATAAAAAGAATTATGGATGGTATAAAAAGCCAACGCAAAACAGCAGCAGACTGACGTTTACAGGCAGACTGAGGAAAACTCGAAGATCTCCATGCAGTCGTGAGCAGAGATACACAGACATTGCAGCATCTGAAAACTTGGGGGAGGATTCTTCTCTACTAGATAAGGAGGTGGAAAATAAAACTGGCAACTATGTGGTCTTATCATTTCCACTAACTTCACATCGAGAATCTCACGATAGATAAATTTGAATGGAGTATGAAGTTGACTGGGTGAAGGCCGTTTCACATCGTAGCTTTAACCACGTCTTCCAAAAGACGTCGGGGACATATCTTCCAATATTAATCAATCTGCCCATTTCAAACTGGCGTAGCATAGTTGCGTCTTTAAATAATCTACatcaggggtctccaacctttttcatccaagggccacattgttataattcttgggaggcttagagggccagTAACAAGGATGTACTTGGAATTCGACTTGTGAGGACACACACGGCGGGGGATTTAGGGGgtgtacaattattatattttcattaaaataatatgaggagtttcaAGTAGGTTTAATTGAAacacaggaagaaacaaaccaattcattccaatacaaagtccaatttattgagtgaaaaaatgtcatatgAAAACTTGGCACATGAATttagcaagttgaacaaaatgataataacttttttaatagtaataagacaacttgacaatacaCGAATTTACATAAAGTTACCAAGCTAAGagagaatacttatttttagtgagaagattgcatttcttttccacttagaatgtccacccatttaggatcaaactgtgtggttccgat
It encodes:
- the LOC111064328 gene encoding uncharacterized protein LOC111064328 isoform X1, which translates into the protein MYAAAGGASLASRQARRKENKKHHVISSDAVHQQFQRRFQQLHQEHARLYQTDINGRIPAHDIEGKASAAWSERERRGSAGLEGYQVAHGRVKASDSHRKWTRRNRIHDSSYGGSSSEGEDEGAGGVGAAGRGAEQSAAANALLYVGLGTVAIGLVIAFVGTGEKGFKTLELRLIGPTLIFGGLLCCLLRILLCVCPSRCPFWGRKGGGGKRRPPDHDYYRHLPYRSRTANDFLLAEPPPPTVTNASRQGGGDKKRVSIVQTPGAVDRRPPRSSSTWRGGGGGDPLHAGDSVELLELRSGVGGGGGPGGGAGGASASGADLHSASSEDSFNESLALVEASETRKPRDERLARLKSTLTFQDDVDDYDVCPGTSAASSAAMATVATSTCPRIDEEREEEMTSSHSASPQPLPLPPPPAPLQPQPSTSFARRELVLSPAKLQNI
- the LOC111064328 gene encoding uncharacterized protein LOC111064328 isoform X2; protein product: MTSTGMQAALYIREKKKQQRLRRGRRRFELPSHVATKEIAPFPPYPPNNWGKASAAWSERERRGSAGLEGYQVAHGRVKASDSHRKWTRRNRIHDSSYGGSSSEGEDEGAGGVGAAGRGAEQSAAANALLYVGLGTVAIGLVIAFVGTGEKGFKTLELRLIGPTLIFGGLLCCLLRILLCVCPSRCPFWGRKGGGGKRRPPDHDYYRHLPYRSRTANDFLLAEPPPPTVTNASRQGGGDKKRVSIVQTPGAVDRRPPRSSSTWRGGGGGDPLHAGDSVELLELRSGVGGGGGPGGGAGGASASGADLHSASSEDSFNESLALVEASETRKPRDERLARLKSTLTFQDDVDDYDVCPGTSAASSAAMATVATSTCPRIDEEREEEMTSSHSASPQPLPLPPPPAPLQPQPSTSFARRELVLSPAKLQNI